GAAAACGGGTCAGATTTACCACCTGGGTTTTAATCATCGTTTCATTTGGCACCCGCACATAGCGGTTGTCAGTGGTTTTCATCTTCAGCGAAAGCAGATCGACGCTTTGCACCACGCCTGAAAATCCGTCCACTTCGATCAGATCGCCAACCACGAAGGGCTTTTCGGAAATCAGGAAAATGCCGCTGATGATATTCGACACGCTGGTTTGGGAGGCGAAACCCACCGCGATTCCCAACACGCCGGCGGCACCCAGAAGGGCAGAGAGTTTGAAGCCAAATTCGTTTAAAACGTTCACCACCAAAATGAGCACGGCAAGATAATAGACAAAACGCACGACGAGCTGTTCGCTTTGTGGCGAAAGCTTGTTATGCAGGATTCTCTGAATCAGTTTTTTGACGAGAATCACGACTGGAATCCCGATGCCAAGTGTCACAATTACGCGAATCATCACATTCAGTCTTTCAGGCGTAATATAATCGCCAAAGAATTTACCGATGTTCATTTTTGGCTCAAATCTCCTATTTTTGAACATGCCCTTTTCGGGTCATTTTTTTGAAGGTCTATTATTTGTCTATCTTTTTTTTATAGAATACCTCAAATTAAACAAAAAGCAAGTGGAACTTGACATATATTCCAGTTTATTAGCTTTGGCACCAGGATTAGCGACAAGGAGCATCCATGAAAATTGCCCAAATAGTTGGAGCCAGACCGCAATTTGTGAAGCTGGCCCCGCTTTCCCGCTTGGTTCGAGCCAGGCACACAGAAGTGATTATTCACAGTGGACAGCATTATGACATCCAGATGAACGACGTTTTTTTCAGGGATATGCAAATCCCTGCTCCGGATCATGATCTGAGGATTGGATCCGGAGGGCAGGGAGTTCAAACCGGTGAAATTCTGGCAGCTCTGGAGCCCATTTTGAGGGATGAAATGCCGGACTGGGTAATCATTTACGGAGATACGAACACCACCCTGGCGGGAGCTTTGGCAGCCTCGAAAATGGGCTTGAAAACCGCGCACGTGGAAGCCGGTTTGCGCAGTTTCAACCGCGCCATGCCGGAAGAAATCAACCGCGTGGTGGCGGATCACGTTTCAGACCTGCTTTTATGCCCCACTCCCGCGGCGATGGAAAACGCGCGCCGTGAAGGTTTGGCAGAAAAAACCAGGCTGGTGGGCGACATTATGACCGACGCGCTGAAACTGGGGCTGGAAATTGCTCAGGGCAGCTCCGACGCTTTGGAAGAGCTGGCTTTGCAGC
This genomic window from Candidatus Cloacimonadota bacterium contains:
- the wecB gene encoding UDP-N-acetylglucosamine 2-epimerase (non-hydrolyzing), with protein sequence MKIAQIVGARPQFVKLAPLSRLVRARHTEVIIHSGQHYDIQMNDVFFRDMQIPAPDHDLRIGSGGQGVQTGEILAALEPILRDEMPDWVIIYGDTNTTLAGALAASKMGLKTAHVEAGLRSFNRAMPEEINRVVADHVSDLLLCPTPAAMENARREGLAEKTRLVGDIMTDALKLGLEIAQGSSDALEELALQPGDFYLLTLHRPYNVDDPQSLNHILKGLDGMGKTVVFPVHPRTRNVLAELQIDVFKNIRFVEPLSYLDFLGLMGAAKMVLTDSGGIQKEAYILGKPCVTLRSETEWIETVESGWNLLLPVDSASFPGVIAGFTPPAARPELFGSDVAARILEILENA
- a CDS encoding mechanosensitive ion channel family protein, coding for MIRVIVTLGIGIPVVILVKKLIQRILHNKLSPQSEQLVVRFVYYLAVLILVVNVLNEFGFKLSALLGAAGVLGIAVGFASQTSVSNIISGIFLISEKPFVVGDLIEVDGFSGVVQSVDLLSLKMKTTDNRYVRVPNETMIKTQVVNLTRFPTRRANIGLKIAYKEDLNKIRKILADVAESEPLALKDPKPLIIADKFDDSGIAMLFGVWGKTENFAELKTSLMARIQESFAKNNVEIPFPHISLYAGEDSKPIKIINEGSANK